In the genome of Aedes aegypti strain LVP_AGWG chromosome 2, AaegL5.0 Primary Assembly, whole genome shotgun sequence, the window ACACAATAGAGAGTATAACGAGAGAGATACACAATGCTGCAATGGCCAGCATTCCCAGAACAACGAACCCAAAACATGGAAAAGTCCCATGGTGGAACAACAAAGTAGAACAATGCATAAAAGCAAGAAAGAAAGCACTGCGCAAACTCAAAGAACACAAAACAGATGATACAACTAAAACCAAACTACTCAAAAAATTAAACAAGGCAAAACACAAAGCAACCAAGACAATAAAAGAAGCAAAAAGAGAAAGCTGGGAAAACTTCCTAGGCTCGCTAAATGACAAAACCACAGACTCAAGAGAACTATGGAACAAAATCAATGCCCTCAGTGGCAAAAGCAAAAAACAACACCTAACCCTCACAGAGGAAGACAATGTGATAGAAGACCCCGCAGTAATAGCAAACAAGCTAGCGGAACACTTCTTCGAACAATCAGCTACGAAGCACTACACTGAAGGCTTCAAACACACCAAGAGAAGATCAGAAGCGAAAAAGCTAAACCTAGAATACAAGGACAAAAGTACTTACAACCAAAACTTCACACTTGAAGAACTGAACACAGCTCTAAACAAAGCGGAGGGAAAGGCCACAGGCATAGACGAGATAAGCTACGACATGCTGAGACACCTTCCCATTGAAACCAAGATAATCCTCCTAACGGAGTATAACAAGATATGGAACAATGGACCAATCCCCGAACAATGGAAAAAAGGACTAATAATACCTTTACCCAAAGAAAATAATAATCCTCACGATATCAAGAACTATAGACCAATCACGCTACTCAGCTGTGTCGGCAAAATCCTGGAAAGGATGATTAACAAAAGATTAATTACCGAATTAGAAGATAAATTCAATCTAAACCCAGACCAGTTCGCTTTCAGACCTGGAAGGAACACAGACGAATACTTCACCGAACTAGAAGGTACAATAGTACCTCCAATACTAGAAGGCAAATACGTTGAATGCGCCTTACTAGACCTATCAAAAGCATATGACAAGGCATGGAGGAGACCAATATtagaacaaatgaaaaaatggaaCATCAAAGGTAATATGATAAGATACGTCGAAGACTTCCTATCAGATCGCAAGTTCCAAGTGGAAATAGGCACCACCAGATCAAACACAAAAACCCAAGAAAATGGCATACCACAGGGAGCTGTCATATCAGTTACCCTCTTCCTTATAGCAATGAACTCAATAGTAGGCAAATACAAGAAATCAAACAAGAGTATAAAAGTACTCGTTTATGCGGACGATATACTAATAATAGTAAATGGACAAATCAAACGGAAACTAAGAGCCAAACTACAAAAGATAGTTAACAAGATAACGACATGGGCAAGATGCAAGGGCTTCACCATAGCCCCACACAAGTCAAAAATAATACACATATGTGACCAATTCAAACACAGCAAGAAAACACCCAACATCAAAATAGGCGGACAAACAGTACCACTAGTAAAAAGCGCTAAGGTACTGGGAGTCACCATAGACTCAAGACTAAACTTCAAACAACACATCCAAAACATAACAGAAAATATCAAAGACAGATGCAACATGATAAAAGCCATAGGCGGAAGAAAAAGAGGAGCAGACAGAAGAACTATGCTCcgggtcttcaatgccctggtTCTTACCAAGATACTATATGGAGCTCACTTCTTCTCAAGAAGCCCACAAAAGGAGTGGGAGAGACTAGCCCCATCATACAACCAAACCATTAGAACAATAACAGGAGCACTCAGAACAAGTAGAGTATCCTCGATCCTAGCAGAGACAGGAGCCCTACCACTGAATACTcacatcaaaataaataccataacTAAAGCCATTAAATGGCTAGAAACACACGACAATGAAAAAACCTCAGGCAAACCATTAATTACAAGAGCAAACAATTTCGCAATAGAACTAACAGACGAACCCATCCCTAACATAGCCAAAAGAGCTGACTCTATAGGAGTCAGATGGTACGAACCCAAAGCAAAAATCGACTGGTCAATCAAAAACCTAATCAAAGCAGGCGAACAACAAACAAAAGCCAAACAAGTATTCCTCAACACTATAAACAAGTATCCAAATCACTACGTGATATACACAGACGGCTCCGTCAAAGAGGACGAAGTTGGGTGTGGCATACACAGCCCAGAAACAGACATATCAGTCAAACTAAACAAAATGTGCACAATCTTCTCGGCAGAGAGCAAAGCACTACTCATAGCAACAAAAGATATAGCCAAACACAACCAAccaaatataatattcacagaCTCAGCAGGGTGTCTAGAGGCCTTAGACAAGAGGCAAACGCACCACCCATGGCTAGAAGAAGTACACAAGGAAGCCCTAAACAAAAACATTACCTTTTGTTGGGTACCAAGTCACGTTGGTATAAAAGGTAACGAAAAAGCAGACAAACTAGCTGAGGAGGGTAGACTCAACGGCGTAGCCCACCCAGAAGTCCCAGCGAAAGACGCAATCCACTGGTACAAGACAAGAGCCCTATGGGCGCATGATAACAAATGGAGAAGAGAAGACAAATCCTTCCTAAGACAATCTAAACCTACAACACTCCCCTGGAAAGACAGGAAAGAGGTAAAAGAACAAAGAATCCTAACAAGAATCAGAATAGGACACACATGGCTATCCCACGGATACCTACTACACAAAGAAGACCCACCCAAATGCAAACATTGCAATGACCCACTAACAATTGACCACATAATAAGAATATGCCCAGAATATGAAACAAGCAGAATCAAATACAACATAAAAGGACTAAGCATATACAACAACGAAGACCAAAACGAAAGGAATCTATTCAAATTCCTCAAAGAACACAATCTAACCGACACAATATAAGAAAGACGAAATAATGACCAAACAAACCGATCACACAATAAAAACACACTAAGAACacgaaacaaacaaaacagagACAACACAAACGATCCAAGCAGTACGAACAAGGACAACCAGAACAAGAATAACCCAACCAACATAACGAACACAAGATACTGAACACAACACAAGAAACACAAACAAGAAGCATCTATGCATAACACAAAACGGAAACAATCTAACATTAACCAACAAAATTAAACCAAGGAACCCCCACAAAATACTAAACCAAGAAACACTCAACAAGGAGGTTTTTCCATCAATAGGGTTTAAGATGGTTTTTTACTCCTACATAAGGCAATTGACTCAAACAAGAGAGCATAGACTTCACTGATCCAAATGGAAGACATACGACATGTCTCAAGCATACAGTATACCTTGTATGGGAAGTCTGGACTACGAGAGCCAGTGGTGGTAAGACGCAGAGGATACAACGAATAGAAAATGCGACATAAGAGGTATCGATTTTCCAACAACCCCAACCCTTATTCCTACCCCACCCACCATTACGTTCAGTGGTCTAGAGCCACTGTGGCTGAAAAGCTATACATGCAGGGGGCCTCATTGGGTCTTAAAAAGTCCTGAGGGGCTACCATAAGGAGGCCCCGTGACGAAACGAATTTAGGCAGATTTGAAAGTCACGTTAATTCTAACTCCTCCTCCTCCTGTAGCccgagttattgcggtgggttactgggtcaagtcgggtgaaaATAGGCGATTTATTGGTACATGCCatgttatctttatttatttccaatggctttcattttaatttgcactAATCATTAAGATCTGTTATTTAACATTAAAAACTAATAGTTTTGCATcgtttagagtgtaccagatgcggCCACTTGGACTTgatgccctgaagaaccggctctagatttgttaggtactaaaccgtttcaaatctctaaaagtatagatTGAACAGAAAAGTACACTGAAATGCgatcccataagcttggcacagatgttaagatacaaattgtgcTTTTTCTCATTAATTTGAGGCATTTCGGAGACCCCAagatggtcatttgtaggatcaatcaaatgcagttgacaaaattattcaatttaatcgatcatcagaaggtttacgctgatgcgtttttctcaaaactccttggtatagtggccacattatagccgattctggaaataatatgtgacttgaaatttgcctacctccaggggcacagaagcacagaacTCTTGTCATCCGACCTGACCCAGggatccaccgcaataactccagcTACATGAACATTCCCGATATCCTTttaccacttttagaaactaaatATGTGTAcgcgagtatactgacaaaaaatcattgaaatccgttaagtattcgctgagcggtgagagttttagtaatttttctttcactcaggcctatacgggttaaatggTTTGACGACCGTTCAGAAAATATTATTAGTTAATTATTAATGTATATAAGAAATGTTTTCAAAGATGTTCCTGGCTACCACAGTCTCCAGTTATAGAGGGCTCCTTGATGATGCACAGAATAATGTATAATTGAATACAAAACACAATGTTCTGTTTAAAATTACTGTTCCCTATGGTTGAAACGAACGCTCCACTTATCAATGTAACTGGATGATATATAGGCCCATACACATTATCAAATCAATTTCCCTCCAAGCCTAATTTTCCCTTTCTACATTCATTTGGATTTgtaaaaaactaaatttctgCTGTTATGAGAAATATTGACCATGATTTTGAGGCCGCTATGAACCACGCCCACCGCAACGCCCTAGCTACGCTACGGAAGCTCTTCTAAAGgtcgttcaaaacttttttttccgcaaaaatagaATTTGTCAGTAAAAATTAattgtcagaaattttcaattcgctaggttattttaatcaaaagttaCTTTAAggttaaataaaacaaaaatctgaTTCTATTTTTCATGTATGGTGGTTTCTAGGATGCTTTGAGGGGTATAAGTTATTGCTTAAATACTTTTAAATCATCAGGGGAGCAAAAGTTCATATCAACCAGGCAAAACATCtttaactcttgatccgtcttaaaaacgtgaggagaaggcaattttaacgcacacgcgatcctgctatgaaaattatatggcaggatttgcagaaagaaatcaagaaatgtttttcacaattaagaaacaaaaattttgaaaacaaaatttctcaagacagcattttgggaccaatattgtacaatattttcacatctgacttacctgagttacctcagggatgtcaaacatctttgtttgcggatgacacaggcctctccaccaaaggacgaagtccgcgtcgattgcaaaaaagtttggatattttttcttcatacttgcaaaaatggaagatttctcctaatgcttccaaaactcaactaataatatttccacGTAAactaaaagctctttatttgaaaccttcaagtagacatgttgtcacgatgagaggggttccaataaattggtcagatgaagttaagtatctagggttcatgctagataagaatttaactttcaaaaatcaccttgagggcattcaagccaaatgtaacaaatatgtaaaatgtctctatcctattattaatagaaaatcaaaaccttGTCTAAAGAacatattcaaataaattttcaggccagtcatgttgtatgctgtaccaatatggactagctgttgtaataccaggaagaaaattctgcagatttttagtgattttattttttttcaaaaagtgaagtgttaaagttcaatttgtagtttaaaacatactctaataatccctcccctaaatttcatatataaaAGTGTAGTggtctgcagagaattcaaaataaaattttaaaaattattctgaTGCTTCCCTGGTATACTTAGTACCaataagttacatagaatatccaatgttgaaacattggaacaaatgtcaaataaaataattattaatttcaggcaaaaatcgttacaatcttcaattgccacgattaatgcgttatatattttggTTAAGTAaggttaaataaattgaaaaagtgtttttttttctcctataagcaggtgaaatcaactcacctttaaaaaatctgaactgctacggcaaatgaaatgtaaattgttgttaacaaaatgttactaaaattttaaatttgttttaccaaattaggatgatagtgttgcctaataacacagaacacctagatataagaaatgaatttaatttttggaatgatactaatacaaaatagaaagaaaaaaaccGGGCAAAACTTTGACCCATATATTATATCGCAGATaatatataaattgtcgaaATTCAATATATTACCTTTAATTTTAGCGAAATATGCCAGATCATAACATTAGTTTTGAATTGTGCTTGAAATTTCTTGCCCCacacgaacttttgccccactttactttaCTGATAAAGCAATGGAAGTTGTcaataaatagttatttatgcaacaagttgcaaaatgatgattttttcagcacgagtcgtacgtttatccaacgaggctcgccgagttggataaatacgacgagtgttgaaaaaatcgaattttgcaacgagttgcatacaacattttttgcaataacgaaAAATGCCGGTAAAGTTGGGATTTTAGGGATATTTCATCCATGCGTTGTAGCAAATCAGTATttctcaatcaggtaggctatGGAATGAccgtcacaaattttcacacttCCATTGCTGATTCTACTTTCAAAGACAGACCAGGAAAGGACACCCCGCTTAGAATTTTCAACCATATTATATGCTGAATCTTGGCAAATTACAAGAACCACCCCATAACGCACCCCATAATTTCCTTGATAAAAAGTAAGCCGATATGCAATCGAATTGCAAAAAGGGTTTTTATTGACCACTAGTGGTCCcgacaaacttcgtcttgccatcaagtaggctgataGAAAATGTCAAGAAATCCCCTATACAAAATGATAtcttagtcttctcccgttttccccatAATTCCGGAGACTTTTCAGAACCTtttcctcgcacgaacacgtcgcatcccttgtggagggcaacagtgaaaaacttgcgtcaatccgatgacccgttctcgagccatttcgtgacatacaaacaccactccatttttatttatatagattgagcggtacccgggtagaggagaatagcaaaagaataacaaaatttactattaaaatagaatgtttgaatagcaaaatttgttctttgtttgtttgaaataagagataaaataacaaaaataataactaagtttgtatggcataaaaactaaaaaataacatattttgccattgtaataacaaaataatagcaaaaatataggcaaccgtaaataacaaaatatgttattatttagatattgataacaaaataataactaaataagctattcgcaagtagatcaaaataatggtaattttagttctttgactttaatatcttaatttagcatgattggaaaataaactttttgctttcctgctaaaaaacttttctttttgaatcttcaatgaatatcatacgaatagtaaaatgagctattatggtaaaatttgatattggtttgttgtcatgaattattttaataaagttttcaaatatcaaaataatgacatattttactgtgatggcgatgtttgttattctttagatatttaatgttttttagtattttttgcacaaataacaaattttaccatgatagtatattttgttattgattagctATTACATGACATTCAAGAATAACATATCAATGataaattttgctatgattgtatgttttgctattgatgagatatttaatgtcatacattaataacataataatggttaaagtAGATATGATTGcataatttgttcttattttaccattattttgttattcacctctacccgggtagcactaaaatcatacatatttctaccgttttgtctcaaattccgaacagactcatattccgaacactcggtttttgtatggcgatttggttgaaatgtttcgctgcaatatgtcaccaaataacaacgAAATGGTTagcaattgcaattcaattttaacgtctccaacaAAATTTATTCCGCGGGTGTAGTGATAAtactctagtttgagaccagtagaacaagctcagatgaatttatttgcgaaattatttatttgacaacgatttattcgtgctgttcggaatttgaatcaaggtgttcggaatatgagacagaatgatcaccgtgttcggcatttgaatcaaaatattgtttcatactttaacgtaaaaacaatactaaaactcattaaatcaacattattatcggtacacccaacagctaacagttagactttgtgaagaaattaaaattaacacgaatatcagccaatttatgcccatcagatgcatttgaagtcactgttgaccttaagtgttcggaatatgagtcaaaacggtattcaatATGGACTTTGCTTAACGTTTGACCTAAGCATGTTAGCATAAGTATCTTGTCCGATTCGAACCGATAACCTTCCCATAAGAATCAGGTCACTTAATCTTCTACATTTCCACCCTTCTAGAGAAGTTCACGGCTTTCATTTACACTCGCACGTTTGGGCTCGACgcatgcaaagaaaatgcattcgGCTGCCCCTTGCGTTGAATACGTCTCTACGGCGTCTCGTGCGAGATGGAATTTCCCACGCCTCACTTTCTGCGACCAAAGTGTTCTTGAACAGATGGGGGAAAAGTTCTATGCGGTTTGTTTAgcaaaatgtaatatttttatcATGTGGTGCTATTCCCACTGATATAAAAGCTAGTGTGGTGTTCCATTAGATACATCAGTTACCTACTATCTGTTTAGGAACCAACAACTTAAGTTTACTAGTCAAATTCAATATGAAGGTATTCGAAGTTGAAGTATTACAAAGAGATAAATTTTCACCCAACTTACTTCTTAATTTACAGTTTATGTTAGTGCTGTTCTTTGCTTTTGTGGTTGGCATTTCCGCGTACGGCCACCATCATCACACCGAAAGCATCAgtgaatataatttcaaaacatttcacGAGATCCCGGAAAAGAAACTGGATGACGAAGTGGAAGCGAAATTAACCGTTTTGAATAAAATGCTCAAAGATTACCAAAAAGAACTGAAAACTGAAGTGAAATTGAAGTCTGAGGTACAGAAGGAAGAGGTGGAAGTTGACGAAGCGGCTAAGGATAAAGTGTACAGTTACGAGTTTGGATATGGCGTCAAGGATCCGAAGACCGGAGACAGCAAGGATCAGTGGGAGAAAAGCGTCGAAGGAAAGGTTAAAGGAGTTTATAAGGTTGCCGAATCGGATGGTACGCTGCGGATCGTCGAATATGAGGCAGATGATAAGAAAGGATTTGAAGCAAAGGTGACAAATGTGGCACCTGAGCACATAGGAGAGGAGAAGATCATCAAGGAAGAAATAAAAGAGCCTCATAGTTACAGCTACCTGAAAAAATACTATCATTAGGATAAGATTATTAACCGTCTCCTTATTAACACTCTGAATCTGAATTCATTGTACTCCTCAATATTTAATTGCAATAAACTCATTATCTAATACCGcaacaacatttttgttttcaatatagTGGTTTTCCGGTTTTATCATTAGTCATTTAATTCATTACTTGCCATTTGCCGCTCGGTTTTATCACGGTTTTTATTTCGATTGTGAATTGGTGGGATTGTGAAAGGTTCTGGGCAGTGCTGACAAGTTTCCATCTCAGTTTCTAAATTTCACGCAGAACTAAATGATTGCAGCAGTCGCATTCAGCTCCACGGTGTGAGAACTGACAGAGGCTGAACCCCGTATTCgtacttcttctcaaacattttgaagagaagaagcacatatTTTTTACTTATGGCAACAAAATTGAACggttgttcaaagttgtcttgaaaggtctgaTCATAAGTCACATGGaatgatcaaaaatggaatataagatttacttggattttccccagtccatgTAATCATTATGGAACAGAGAACTCAATCTGGAATTGTTCGGAAaggactttctcaagaatattatttagttcactgtAATAGATAAGATCTTaataatattaaaactttagaaaaagcaGGACTTCATAAATcttacaaataacaaataacttagttttctccggagagaattcggTACCCAGCTTCACAGCCCATGCGGACAAATAGTCCAGAGTATCTTGCAACGGTCCTTGCAAATCGTCCGTCTCTGttcctgtgacagaaacaaaggtgtcatccgcaagctgtcttaacAAGCAATTTCTCAtgagacaatcatcaaaatatcTTACGTAAAATTGCAAAGAAGAGGACTTAAACACGAGCATTGGAGGAGACCCATGTAATTTATTCCCGAAGTTGTCGCGTTTTCATGTGAGAAAAAAGCTTCTCAGACAACAACAGAAAAGAGATTCTCAGACAACAATTTGTACAAGAAGTTGTTCAAAAAAGTCCACactcgtggagtttgtctgtTGGACATCTATGCAAACTGCATCAAAAGTccttttaatataaaaaaataacccaTCTGTTCTAGGCCAGTTGAATTTCAGTTGAAAGCAGCGCAAGATAATCGCTCGTTCCTTTGCCTCTAAGGAATCCAAATTGCGTATCTGAAAGAAGCCCATTCgattcaaacaaattgtccagCCGAAAGaaaatcatcttctctaacaacttcCGAAGgcacgacaac includes:
- the LOC5568286 gene encoding uncharacterized protein LOC5568286 produces the protein MKFMLVLFFAFVVGISAYGHHHHTESISEYNFKTFHEIPEKKLDDEVEAKLTVLNKMLKDYQKELKTEVKLKSEVQKEEVEVDEAAKDKVYSYEFGYGVKDPKTGDSKDQWEKSVEGKVKGVYKVAESDGTLRIVEYEADDKKGFEAKVTNVAPEHIGEEKIIKEEIKEPHSYSYLKKYYH